One Clostridium novyi NT genomic window carries:
- a CDS encoding small basic family protein — protein sequence MIIVIGLVIGAIIGVFWNINIPINFSPYISVAIFACLDSVFGAIKASVEKKFRADVFISGFFGNAVLAAALTYLGDKLGMPIYLAAIIVFGERIFNNFAALRRLLLEKAKSHQ from the coding sequence ATGATAATAGTAATAGGACTTGTTATTGGAGCAATAATAGGAGTTTTTTGGAATATAAATATTCCTATAAATTTTTCTCCATATATTTCTGTTGCTATATTTGCTTGCCTTGATTCAGTGTTTGGAGCTATAAAAGCATCTGTTGAAAAAAAGTTTAGAGCAGATGTATTTATTTCTGGATTTTTTGGGAATGCTGTATTGGCAGCAGCACTAACATATTTAGGAGATAAATTAGGTATGCCAATATATCTTGCAGCAATTATAGTTTTTGGAGAAAGAATATTTAATAACTTTGCAGCTTTAAGAAGATTGCTACTTGAAAAAGCAAAATCACATCAATGA
- a CDS encoding DUF881 domain-containing protein, protein MKHNEATIFIFIASIILGVLISSNMNLGKFNNKVLLNPAEYQKAYNYNMKLDRDIRNLKDEYKEYSKKLKKYKEDEHNENKDRLKDEMKNEILNNEMILGNEDVEGEGVIVTLGDAIDKLRNPQIMPEERNFLMVHDKDILGVINDLRYAGAEAISINGQRVTNRSYILCVGVFVLVDGVKVPGPFHIKAIGDKEKLYSYIEGNEASVSLLKLRGVDITVTKEDNMKIIENDKKLHYNYMKDSKADNK, encoded by the coding sequence ATGAAACATAATGAAGCTACTATATTTATTTTTATAGCTTCCATAATTTTAGGTGTACTTATATCATCTAATATGAACTTAGGAAAGTTCAACAATAAGGTTCTTTTAAATCCAGCGGAATATCAAAAAGCATATAATTATAATATGAAGTTAGATAGAGATATTAGAAATCTTAAAGATGAATATAAGGAATACAGTAAAAAGCTAAAGAAGTATAAAGAAGATGAACATAATGAAAATAAAGATAGATTAAAAGATGAAATGAAAAATGAAATCTTAAATAATGAAATGATTTTAGGAAATGAAGATGTAGAAGGTGAAGGAGTAATTGTAACTTTAGGTGATGCAATTGATAAGTTAAGAAATCCTCAAATTATGCCCGAAGAAAGAAACTTTCTTATGGTACATGATAAAGATATTTTAGGAGTAATAAACGATTTAAGATATGCAGGTGCTGAAGCAATATCAATAAATGGTCAAAGAGTTACGAATAGATCTTATATTTTATGCGTAGGTGTATTTGTCTTAGTAGATGGGGTTAAAGTGCCTGGACCTTTTCATATAAAAGCTATAGGAGATAAAGAAAAACTTTATAGTTATATAGAAGGAAACGAGGCTTCTGTATCTCTACTTAAACTTAGAGGGGTAGATATTACAGTAACTAAAGAAGATAATATGAAAATTATAGAAAATGATAAAAAATTACATTATAATTATATGAAAGATAGTAAAGCTGATAATAAATAA
- a CDS encoding YggS family pyridoxal phosphate-dependent enzyme — protein sequence MSIRENVIKFQNEIPKDVTLLAVSKTRTLEELEEAYKCNIRDFGENKVQELIYKFDNFHKDVRWHLIGHLQTNKVKYIVGKVYLIHSLDSIKLLKEIERRYSIANEIANVLIQINIGRDPNKSGVLLENLQELIDECEKCKNVKVKGLMTVIPKGNSATNIEYFIEMKKIYDFLSNKLYNNVKMEFLSMGMTGDYKEALKEGANIVRIGEGIFGKRVYNIKEG from the coding sequence GTGTCCATAAGGGAAAATGTTATAAAGTTTCAAAACGAAATACCTAAAGATGTTACATTACTTGCTGTTTCTAAAACTAGAACACTAGAAGAACTAGAAGAAGCATATAAGTGTAATATAAGGGATTTTGGGGAAAATAAGGTTCAAGAACTAATCTATAAGTTTGATAATTTCCATAAAGATGTCAGATGGCATTTAATTGGACATCTTCAGACTAATAAAGTAAAATATATTGTAGGAAAAGTGTATTTAATACACTCTTTAGACAGTATTAAACTTTTAAAAGAAATTGAAAGAAGATATTCTATAGCCAATGAAATTGCAAATGTACTTATACAAATAAATATAGGTAGAGATCCTAACAAGTCGGGGGTACTTTTAGAAAATCTACAAGAATTAATAGATGAATGTGAAAAATGTAAAAATGTTAAAGTAAAAGGTCTTATGACAGTAATTCCTAAAGGAAATTCAGCTACTAATATAGAATACTTTATAGAGATGAAAAAAATATATGATTTTTTATCAAATAAGTTGTATAATAATGTAAAAATGGAATTTCTTTCAATGGGCATGACTGGAGATTATAAGGAAGCTCTTAAGGAAGGAGCTAATATTGTAAGAATTGGTGAAGGGATATTTGGAAAAAGAGTATACAATATCAAGGAGGGTTAA
- a CDS encoding cell division protein SepF: MAKKMLNKVMDFLGLEEEIDEIEEMDNEAIVEGNEEIDNIFDSSNVRNQKGKVVSIHTTTSTKVLILKPMDYDAAIEICDNLKSRKIIVVNMTSLESKIAQRLLDFIAGASYALGGSLDEIDKGVYIVSPSNVEITNELKNELSTKGILNWTK; encoded by the coding sequence ATGGCAAAAAAAATGCTTAATAAAGTTATGGATTTTTTAGGATTAGAAGAGGAAATTGATGAAATAGAAGAAATGGACAATGAAGCAATTGTAGAGGGTAATGAAGAAATAGATAATATATTCGATTCTTCTAATGTTAGAAATCAAAAGGGAAAGGTTGTATCTATACATACAACAACAAGTACTAAGGTTTTAATATTAAAACCTATGGACTATGATGCTGCAATAGAAATTTGTGATAATTTAAAATCAAGAAAAATAATAGTTGTAAATATGACAAGCCTTGAGTCAAAAATAGCACAAAGATTACTTGACTTTATTGCAGGAGCAAGTTATGCATTAGGTGGATCACTTGATGAAATTGATAAAGGTGTATACATAGTTTCTCCATCAAATGTAGAAATAACTAATGAATTAAAAAATGAACTTTCTACTAAAGGAATTTTAAATTGGACTAAATAA
- a CDS encoding RNA-binding protein has product MNKKEFLEYFKNDDEILLSKLYDKILLHEKISKPIYLNEFYSPLIWSKLLSLSSKLGCNIGAFGIFKESDRRVISILGAYDHEEIYNYPIELIRIDNKSTFKKLKHSDFLGALMAQGLKREKFGDLIVKGDSCYVPICSDISQFIIDNVTKIGKNPCSIKIINHYDGNEVPTFQFQEKSVVISSMRLDSIVAALSGLSRGNSEDLIKKGLVLINYDKITKRNAIVKPNSIITIRGYGKFRIDEYIGKTLKGRERIIIKKYI; this is encoded by the coding sequence ATGAATAAAAAAGAATTCTTAGAGTATTTTAAAAATGATGATGAAATTTTACTATCTAAATTATATGATAAAATACTGTTACATGAAAAAATAAGTAAGCCTATATATCTTAATGAATTCTATAGTCCTTTAATTTGGAGCAAGTTATTGAGTTTAAGTAGTAAATTAGGATGCAATATAGGGGCATTTGGGATTTTTAAAGAAAGTGATAGGAGAGTTATTTCTATTTTAGGAGCTTATGATCATGAAGAAATATATAACTATCCCATAGAACTTATAAGAATAGATAATAAATCCACATTTAAAAAATTAAAGCATTCAGATTTTTTAGGAGCTTTAATGGCGCAAGGACTAAAAAGAGAAAAATTTGGAGATCTTATAGTAAAAGGGGATAGTTGCTATGTACCAATATGCAGTGATATATCTCAATTTATAATAGACAATGTAACCAAAATAGGAAAAAATCCTTGCAGTATAAAAATAATAAATCATTATGATGGAAATGAAGTTCCTACATTTCAGTTTCAAGAAAAAAGTGTAGTGATTTCTTCTATGAGATTAGATTCTATAGTTGCAGCTTTAAGTGGTTTATCTAGAGGTAATTCAGAGGATCTTATAAAAAAAGGCTTAGTTTTAATTAATTATGATAAGATTACAAAAAGAAATGCTATTGTAAAACCTAATTCTATCATAACTATAAGGGGATATGGTAAATTTAGAATAGATGAATATATTGGAAAAACTTTAAAGGGTAGAGAGAGAATTATAATTAAAAAATACATATGA
- a CDS encoding DivIVA domain-containing protein: MVVTSMDINNKEFKKVFRGYDCDEVDEFLDKVAEDYEALYKENSFLKERLEVADEKLKHYSKIEENIQKTLVLAQSAAEQAKSSAQNEAELIIRQANESAQRIINKAHNDVIRINDDYDSIKQEFLKFRSKFKHFMNAQLDTFSGLEKEFIKNYNIGNAENSDINNINNINNINNINIKEIETESEKKVNDFQTINTDIEDKVSIEKENICENESLNDEDLDAIKSFFAEEEVK, encoded by the coding sequence ATGGTAGTTACATCAATGGATATTAATAATAAAGAGTTTAAGAAGGTCTTTAGAGGATATGATTGTGATGAGGTTGATGAATTTTTAGATAAAGTTGCAGAAGATTATGAAGCACTTTACAAAGAAAATTCCTTTTTAAAAGAAAGACTTGAAGTTGCAGATGAAAAACTAAAGCATTATTCAAAAATAGAAGAAAATATCCAAAAGACTTTAGTGCTAGCACAAAGTGCAGCGGAACAAGCTAAGTCATCAGCACAAAATGAAGCTGAATTAATAATTAGACAAGCTAATGAATCAGCTCAAAGAATAATAAACAAAGCACATAATGATGTTATAAGAATAAATGACGATTATGATTCTATAAAACAAGAATTTTTAAAATTTAGATCTAAGTTTAAACATTTTATGAATGCTCAGTTAGATACATTTAGTGGTCTTGAAAAAGAATTTATAAAAAATTATAACATAGGTAATGCAGAAAATAGCGATATAAATAATATTAATAATATAAATAATATAAATAATATTAATATAAAAGAAATAGAAACTGAATCAGAGAAAAAAGTAAATGATTTTCAAACTATAAATACTGATATAGAAGATAAGGTATCTATAGAAAAAGAAAATATTTGTGAAAATGAAAGCTTAAATGATGAAGATTTAGATGCTATAAAAAGTTTTTTTGCAGAAGAAGAAGTAAAGTAG
- a CDS encoding 5'-methylthioadenosine/adenosylhomocysteine nucleosidase: MVIGIIGAMDEEVSILLENIELKDKKTKANMEFNHGKLWGKDAVVVRSGIGKVNAAICAQILVDDYNVDKVINVGVAGGIGKDIMPGDVVIADTLVQHDMDTTAFGDELGQIPRLDVYDFKCDKYLIELARKTCEKSTEHKSFVGRIVSGDQFIADSQKIKWLNEKFNAIACEMEGASIAQVCYLNAIPFVVIRSISDNANNGAHIDYEKFIPIGVKNSTNILKGILENI, from the coding sequence ATGGTAATTGGAATTATCGGTGCAATGGACGAAGAAGTATCAATTTTATTAGAAAATATAGAATTAAAAGATAAAAAAACAAAAGCTAATATGGAATTCAACCATGGAAAACTTTGGGGGAAAGATGCTGTAGTAGTAAGAAGTGGAATAGGAAAAGTAAATGCAGCAATTTGTGCTCAAATATTAGTAGATGATTATAATGTAGATAAAGTTATAAATGTTGGAGTTGCAGGTGGAATAGGAAAAGATATAATGCCAGGAGATGTGGTTATTGCAGATACATTAGTTCAACATGATATGGATACTACAGCATTTGGAGATGAGCTTGGACAAATACCTAGATTAGATGTTTATGACTTTAAATGTGATAAATATCTTATTGAACTTGCAAGAAAAACATGTGAAAAATCTACAGAACACAAAAGTTTTGTGGGAAGAATTGTATCAGGAGACCAATTTATTGCAGACTCACAAAAAATAAAGTGGTTAAATGAAAAGTTTAATGCTATTGCTTGTGAAATGGAAGGAGCAAGTATTGCTCAAGTATGTTATTTAAATGCAATTCCTTTTGTAGTAATAAGATCAATATCTGACAATGCAAATAATGGAGCACATATAGATTATGAAAAATTTATACCTATTGGAGTTAAAAATTCAACTAATATATTAAAGGGAATATTAGAAAATATATAA
- a CDS encoding TraR/DksA C4-type zinc finger protein, with amino-acid sequence MKEKRKQHFRDKLYKEKKQVEELINKIKEFEPVKFSSEANSELSIYSNHPADIGQEFLDKAKGIALEKAELEKLHEISESLYDMEHGTYGICRICKNQIPDDRLEAVPYAKYCVHCKNNQDKLIAMKNRGKPNDEKAIEETFGAGNNNNSKAMFFDIEDSYLSVEMNNELENVYTFNDYNEEDENIGFVEEVEKISNQQYINQLPD; translated from the coding sequence ATGAAAGAGAAAAGAAAACAACATTTTAGAGATAAGTTATATAAAGAAAAAAAGCAAGTAGAAGAGTTAATAAATAAGATAAAAGAATTTGAACCGGTGAAATTTAGCAGTGAGGCAAATTCAGAGTTGTCTATTTATAGCAATCATCCAGCTGATATAGGACAAGAATTTTTAGATAAAGCAAAGGGCATAGCACTTGAGAAAGCGGAACTTGAGAAGTTACATGAAATAAGTGAATCATTGTATGATATGGAACATGGAACTTATGGAATATGCAGAATATGTAAAAATCAAATACCAGATGATAGACTTGAAGCTGTGCCTTATGCTAAATACTGTGTTCATTGTAAAAACAACCAAGATAAACTTATTGCAATGAAAAATCGTGGTAAGCCTAATGATGAAAAAGCAATAGAAGAAACTTTTGGTGCAGGAAATAACAATAATTCAAAAGCTATGTTTTTCGATATAGAAGATAGTTATTTAAGTGTAGAAATGAATAATGAATTAGAGAATGTTTATACATTTAATGATTATAATGAAGAAGATGAAAATATTGGATTTGTAGAAGAAGTAGAAAAGATAAGCAATCAGCAATATATAAACCAACTACCAGATTAA
- the lspA gene encoding signal peptidase II: protein MEVLIIIFGIILDRITKLWALKELSSGHEIEIIKNFFSFNYLENRGAAFGIFQGKTVLLVLVTLLIMIGVIYYFIKYRPTSRFMRIGVSFIVSGALGNLYDRIFYKYVVDFILIHYKNVYYYPTFNIADILVVVGTIMLAIFLLREGK, encoded by the coding sequence ATGGAAGTTTTAATTATTATATTTGGTATAATTTTAGATAGAATTACAAAATTATGGGCTTTAAAAGAACTATCTAGTGGACATGAAATAGAGATAATCAAAAACTTTTTTTCCTTTAATTATTTAGAAAATAGAGGCGCTGCTTTTGGAATATTTCAAGGAAAAACAGTTTTGTTAGTTTTAGTAACTCTACTTATTATGATAGGAGTTATATATTACTTTATAAAATATAGACCTACCTCTAGATTTATGAGAATTGGAGTATCTTTTATAGTATCTGGAGCTTTAGGAAATTTATATGACAGAATATTTTATAAATATGTAGTTGATTTTATTCTTATTCATTATAAAAATGTTTATTATTATCCTACATTTAACATAGCAGATATTTTAGTTGTGGTAGGTACAATAATGTTAGCCATATTTCTTTTAAGGGAAGGTAAGTAA
- a CDS encoding RluA family pseudouridine synthase encodes MKTENFLINEDEANSRLDVFISKCFEEKSRSYAQKLIEDKNVLVNGSIKKSNYKLKTGDNVEVTIKEDETINIEPEDIKLNILYEDEDVIVIDKPQGMVVHPGNGNYSGTLVNGLLYHCDSLSSINGDVRPGIVHRIDKDTSGVLVVAKNDNAHIILSEQLKEHSMKREYVALVEGIIKDDEGTIDEPLGRNPKDRIKRAVVRNGKNAITHYEVIRRFNKNTLVKCILETGRTHQIRVHMAHINHPLVGDPMYGFKKQRFKLNGQMLHARKLGFIHPSSKKYMEFQSELPNYYKEILFKLSKEE; translated from the coding sequence ATGAAAACAGAGAATTTTTTAATAAATGAAGATGAAGCAAATTCTAGGTTGGATGTATTTATATCAAAATGTTTTGAAGAAAAGTCCAGATCCTATGCTCAAAAACTTATAGAAGATAAAAATGTACTTGTAAATGGTAGTATAAAAAAGAGTAATTATAAATTAAAAACAGGGGACAATGTGGAAGTAACCATTAAAGAAGATGAAACAATAAATATAGAGCCAGAAGATATAAAATTAAATATTCTTTATGAAGATGAGGATGTTATTGTTATAGATAAACCTCAAGGTATGGTGGTTCATCCAGGTAACGGAAATTATAGTGGTACATTAGTTAATGGATTATTATATCATTGTGACAGTTTATCTTCTATAAATGGAGATGTAAGACCTGGAATTGTACATAGAATAGATAAAGACACGTCCGGAGTACTGGTAGTAGCTAAAAATGATAATGCTCACATAATTCTTTCAGAGCAATTAAAAGAACATTCTATGAAAAGAGAATATGTAGCCTTAGTAGAAGGTATAATTAAAGATGATGAAGGAACAATAGATGAGCCTTTAGGAAGAAATCCTAAAGATAGAATTAAAAGAGCAGTAGTGAGAAATGGAAAAAATGCAATAACTCACTATGAGGTTATAAGAAGGTTTAATAAAAATACATTGGTTAAATGTATACTAGAAACAGGAAGAACTCATCAAATAAGAGTACATATGGCGCATATAAACCATCCACTTGTTGGAGATCCTATGTATGGATTTAAGAAACAAAGATTTAAGTTAAATGGTCAAATGTTACATGCAAGAAAACTTGGATTTATACATCCTTCATCAAAGAAGTATATGGAATTTCAATCGGAATTGCCGAATTATTATAAAGAGATATTATTTAAACTTAGTAAGGAGGAATAG
- the pyrR gene encoding bifunctional pyr operon transcriptional regulator/uracil phosphoribosyltransferase PyrR: MEFKSILLDEKAIKRTLTRIAHEIIEKNKGVEDIVLLGIQRRGVPIARRIAALIEQFEDVKVEVGSVDITLYRDDLTEVAEQPLLNEKSLDIDVKNKKIILVDDVLFTGRTARAAMEAVIKHGRPDNIQLAVLVDRGHRELPIRADYVGKNVPTSKKELVSVMVSEIDSEDAVKIFEK, from the coding sequence ATGGAATTTAAGTCTATACTTTTAGACGAAAAAGCAATAAAAAGAACGCTTACAAGAATAGCACATGAAATAATAGAAAAAAACAAAGGAGTAGAGGATATTGTTCTTCTTGGAATACAACGTAGAGGAGTTCCAATAGCTAGAAGAATTGCTGCTTTAATTGAACAATTTGAAGATGTTAAAGTTGAAGTTGGTTCAGTTGATATTACTCTTTATAGAGATGATTTAACAGAAGTTGCTGAACAACCACTACTTAATGAAAAGAGTTTAGATATTGATGTTAAAAATAAGAAAATCATATTAGTTGATGATGTACTTTTCACTGGTAGAACAGCAAGAGCAGCTATGGAAGCTGTAATTAAACATGGAAGACCTGATAATATTCAACTTGCAGTATTAGTAGATAGAGGACATAGAGAACTTCCAATAAGGGCTGACTATGTTGGTAAAAATGTACCTACTTCTAAAAAGGAGCTTGTATCTGTAATGGTTTCAGAAATTGATTCTGAAGATGCAGTTAAGATATTTGAAAAATAA
- a CDS encoding Rqc2 family fibronectin-binding protein — MALDGIFLYSIIDELKNTIINGKIDKVNQPEKDEIILNIRKGRLSFKLLISSSSNYPRIHLTDLTKPNPIKAPMFCMVLRKYISNAKIVDIHQINQDRIVVIDFESTDELGFNSIYSLIIEIMGRHSNMTLIRKRDNIIMDSIKHITPDINTYRSIYPGIEYVYPPKSPKLNPFDFSYDMIENFTKENSLQLNDNIFSKIFTGVSKTLSSEICFRLKNNSIDLSLSNLKEIVEVCKDLFKEIQSNKFEFNCYTKNNSFVGFYCLNLMSKEDYKKIQYDSSSKLLENFYYAKDKSDRLKSKSSDLQKIVMNNINRCTKKDKILNNTLKKCEDKDIFKLYGELLTANIYALKKGLSHIELANYYSENYDTVKITLDENKTPSQNVQSYYKKYNKLKKSEEAANEQLLQNEEELNYLYSVLTNINNADNYDEIEEIKKELIETGYIKFKKIYKSKKSKTSKPMHFISKDGIDIYVGKNNIQNDYLTLKFANKHDIWFHTKNIPGSHVIVKNIMDIPESTLLEAANLAAYYSKSQNSSNVPVDYTEVKNVKKPNGAKPGMVIYSTNQTIYVTPTNPNLKND; from the coding sequence ATGGCATTAGATGGAATATTTTTATATAGTATAATAGATGAATTAAAAAATACTATAATTAACGGAAAAATAGACAAAGTAAATCAACCTGAGAAAGATGAAATAATACTAAACATTAGAAAAGGAAGACTTTCTTTTAAATTACTTATAAGTTCTTCATCAAATTATCCAAGAATACATTTAACAGATTTAACCAAACCAAATCCAATAAAGGCACCTATGTTTTGTATGGTTCTTAGAAAATATATAAGTAACGCAAAAATAGTTGATATACATCAAATTAACCAGGATAGAATAGTAGTTATAGATTTTGAAAGTACAGATGAACTTGGATTTAACAGTATTTATTCTTTAATTATTGAAATAATGGGTAGACATAGTAATATGACTCTTATTAGAAAAAGAGACAATATTATTATGGATAGTATAAAACATATTACTCCAGATATAAATACATATAGAAGCATTTATCCAGGTATAGAATACGTATACCCACCAAAATCTCCAAAGCTAAATCCTTTTGATTTTTCATATGACATGATTGAAAATTTTACTAAGGAAAATTCTCTTCAACTCAATGATAATATATTTTCTAAAATCTTTACAGGTGTAAGCAAAACACTTTCAAGTGAAATATGTTTTAGATTAAAAAATAACTCAATTGATTTAAGTCTATCAAACTTAAAAGAAATAGTAGAAGTTTGCAAAGATTTATTTAAAGAAATTCAATCAAATAAATTTGAATTTAATTGTTACACTAAAAACAATAGTTTTGTTGGCTTTTATTGTTTAAATTTAATGAGCAAAGAAGATTATAAAAAAATTCAGTACGATTCATCAAGTAAACTTCTTGAAAATTTTTATTATGCTAAAGATAAATCAGATAGATTAAAATCCAAAAGTTCAGATCTTCAAAAGATAGTTATGAACAATATAAATAGATGTACTAAAAAAGATAAAATACTTAATAACACATTAAAAAAGTGTGAAGATAAAGATATTTTTAAGCTTTACGGGGAACTTCTTACAGCAAATATTTATGCATTAAAAAAAGGACTTTCTCATATAGAACTTGCAAATTATTATAGCGAAAACTATGATACTGTAAAAATAACTTTAGACGAGAATAAAACACCTTCTCAAAATGTCCAATCATATTATAAAAAATATAATAAATTAAAAAAATCTGAAGAAGCAGCAAATGAACAATTACTTCAAAATGAAGAAGAACTAAATTATCTTTACTCTGTTCTAACAAATATAAATAATGCAGATAACTATGATGAAATAGAGGAAATAAAAAAAGAATTAATTGAAACAGGATATATTAAATTTAAGAAAATATATAAATCTAAAAAATCTAAAACTTCAAAACCTATGCACTTTATATCAAAGGATGGAATAGATATATATGTTGGTAAAAATAATATTCAAAATGATTATTTAACACTTAAATTTGCAAATAAACATGACATTTGGTTCCATACAAAAAACATACCAGGTTCCCATGTTATAGTAAAAAATATTATGGATATACCTGAAAGTACATTACTTGAAGCTGCAAATCTTGCTGCATATTACAGTAAGTCTCAAAATTCTTCTAATGTACCTGTAGATTATACAGAAGTTAAAAATGTAAAAAAACCTAATGGTGCTAAACCAGGAATGGTTATATATTCTACAAATCAAACTATTTATGTAACTCCAACTAACCCTAACTTAAAAAATGATTAA
- the dapF gene encoding diaminopimelate epimerase, producing MDFTKMQGTGNDFVVIEDLYDDFKGKEDSLAKVLCHRRFGIGADGILLVRKSSVADIKMDIINADGSYAAMCGNGIRCFARYVYDKNIVKKPIIEIETGDGIKIAHLTINNEDEVLGITINMGNFSFEPVDIPLSVNEKIINKDVNINNKEYKITSMKLGVPHTVVMCNIHDVDVVEGKYIEKYKLFSEGTNVNFCEIEDNDTIRVKTWERGAGPTLACGTGSCASVVASNTLGYVGNKCKVIVPGGELFIELKDDVVFMTGPAEIVFEGKINL from the coding sequence ATGGATTTTACTAAAATGCAAGGGACAGGCAATGATTTTGTAGTTATTGAAGATCTTTATGATGATTTTAAAGGAAAGGAAGATAGCTTAGCTAAGGTTCTTTGTCATAGAAGATTTGGTATAGGGGCAGATGGAATACTACTTGTTAGAAAAAGTAGTGTTGCAGATATAAAAATGGATATAATAAACGCAGATGGAAGCTATGCAGCTATGTGCGGAAATGGAATAAGATGTTTTGCAAGATATGTTTATGATAAGAATATAGTAAAAAAACCTATTATAGAAATAGAAACTGGAGATGGAATTAAAATAGCACATTTAACTATAAATAATGAAGACGAAGTATTAGGTATAACTATTAATATGGGTAATTTTTCTTTTGAACCTGTGGATATACCTTTAAGTGTAAATGAAAAAATTATAAATAAAGATGTAAACATAAATAATAAAGAATATAAAATTACATCTATGAAACTTGGAGTTCCTCATACGGTTGTAATGTGCAATATTCATGATGTGGATGTAGTAGAGGGAAAATATATAGAAAAATATAAACTATTTAGTGAAGGAACAAATGTTAACTTTTGTGAGATTGAAGACAATGATACTATTAGGGTTAAAACATGGGAAAGAGGTGCAGGACCTACACTTGCTTGTGGAACAGGAAGTTGTGCATCTGTAGTTGCAAGTAATACTCTAGGATATGTAGGTAATAAATGCAAAGTTATAGTACCTGGTGGAGAGTTATTCATTGAACTTAAAGATGATGTTGTGTTTATGACTGGACCTGCTGAAATTGTATTTGAAGGAAAGATTAATTTATAA